The Oncorhynchus masou masou isolate Uvic2021 chromosome 13, UVic_Omas_1.1, whole genome shotgun sequence genomic interval TCGCCTATCGTCAGACATTCTTTGAAAATCTTCTAATCTGTTTTTAAATTACAATATGTGTTTAGATTACAACATGTGTTTAGATTAAAACATGTGTTTAGATTACAACATGTGTTTAGATTACAACATGTGTTTAGATTAAAACATGTGTTTAGATTACAACATGTGTTTAGATTACAACATGTGTTTAGATTACAACATGTGTTTAGATTAAAACATGTGTTTAGATTACAACATCTGTTTAGATTACAACATATGTTTAGTTTACAACATGTGTTTAGATTACAACATGTGTTTAGATTACAATATGTGTTTAGATTACAACATGTGTTTAGATTACAACATGTGTTTAGATTACAACATGTGTTTAGATTGTGTTTAGATTACAAATGTGTTTAGTTTAGATTATGTGTTTAGATTACAATATGTGTTTAGATTACAACATGTGTTTAGATTACAACATGTGTTTAGATTACAATATGTGTTTAGATTACAACATGTGTTTAGATTACAACATGTGTTTAGATTACATGTGTTTAGATTACAACATGTGTTTAGATTACAACATGTGTTCAGATTACAACATGTGTTTAGATTACAACTTGTGTTTAGATTACAACATGTGTTCAGATTACAACATGTGTTTAGATTACAACATGTGTTTAGATTACAACATGTGTTTAGATTACAACATGTGTTTAGATTACATGTGTTTAGATTACAACATGTGTTTAGATAAAACATGTGTTTAGATTACAACATGTGTTTAGATTACAACATGCGTTTAGATTACAACATGCGTTTAGATTACAACATGTGTTCAGATTACAACATGTGTTTAGATTACAATTTGTGTTTAGATTACAACATGTGTTTAGATTACAACATGTGTTTAAATTATTTTCAAACATACCTAGAATTTTTCTGCTCCTCCTTTTCCTGTTCTGAAAATGGACTTTAGTTATCCATATTTGCCAAAAAACTAAGGCAAAATGTATATTATTGTTATGCCATTCATGTTTTCTAGAGATGAGGCTATTCATTACACACAGCTGCAAGATTTTATGCAGATTGTTTTTGTGCCTAATTATCTAATTAGCATAATTCTGTCATAATTTGTTGATCAAAACCTGGTTTATTTTCATTCAGACTTCTAAAAGTATTTATGGAATTTCACTTGAGGGGTGAAGTGTTGTCTATTGAGACTACTGTATTGTAGCCTACTTTCTGTCGTCATCTAAAAGACGAAACTTACGTTGTTTCAAATGCCAAGTTTTTTGCGTATCTAACATTTAGGAATGACTGCCTTTCTATAAGGTTGGATTATAACTGCAGGTTGTGACGGCTCTATGCATAACAGTAAACTAAGCTTCACCTGTAAAATGATTATTGGTGATAAACACATTTGCAATTTATTCAAATGTCGAAAGAGTTGATTCATATAGGATATTCCAACATGGTTTAACGAAATATTTAACAAAATGTGAGGTTCTAGACATACATATTTTTATTGTACAAGTTTTTTCTTGTAATGTACGTGTTTTATTTCCAACGCGAAGGTTAATGAGGATAACATTGAATACAGatttctctctatactctctatcaGTGGAGAGGTTGTATATTCAGTATACACTGCGTTTCTTGTTGTATTGTTTGGGGAGACCATGCTTTTGCCGCAATGGTCGTTAACCTCTGAACGACCCCGTTCGGAGCCCACGCCTCAAACACTGTCGCAGGCAGTGCCAGACTGCGACCAGAAGATGGCGCGCGACGACAATCCAAGACATGCAACCCGGGCCCCGCGAGCGCCCTGCCTAGGCGCATACCCAGGCGCGCCTCCCTAACATCCCACCAAGATTTCCTATTTGTGCACGAGTTTACCTCTGGAGGTCATCAAGCAGGATTTACGACTGGTCAACAAAAGCACGTGATTCTCAGCCGTACCCCATATTTGGGTGCCTACGTAAGAGAGAATCAAGTACATGTTCTACTCATTTCCATAATTCATCATAAATTGTGCAAGGGTGCTATAGAACGCGCAAAACCATCAAGAGACACAAATCAAGTACACACGCTATTACTTTCTCCACAAAAAGCAACAAATACCTGCTAAACAACAATATTGGAATTATCAACCAATGAGCTCCTATTTTGTAAACTCATTCTGCGGTCGCTATCCCAATGGCGCGGATTTCCAGTTACATAATTATGGAGACCACAGCTCTGCAAACGAGCAATACAGGGACCCCACGACCATGCATTCCAGCAGGTACGGTTATGGCTACAACGGGATGGACCTCACTGTCAGTCGCGGTAACGGGCACTTTATGGCCAGCGTGCGGGCACAGGGCTACTCCCCGAACCAGTCGGTGGCGACAACAACGTCCTCGGTCGAGACGCCCAGGTACACCCAGCCCGCGAGCGCCACCGAGACGACGTCCCTCTCGCCTCCACCTGACCCGCTCCCGTGCTCCTCCTCTGTCGCGAGCTGCTCGTCTCCGGTCAGCGAGTCTCAACCTCAACACCGAGACATAAAGAACTCCATAACGAGCCCCTGCACGACCCCGAGTTCGAATGGAGGCACGCTGTTGAACCGGGTGTGTGTGTCCAAAGCGTCCCCCCTCCAGGAAGAGAAGCCCGCGGGAAGGGCGCAGACAACTTCCCAAAATGTCACCGACGGTGCCCAGCCCAATATTTACCCCTGGATGAGGAAACTGCACATAAATCATGGTAAAACAGCTTTGTATTTTGTTTAGGTCGACGCTTGTGTTTGTGTTTTGTACTTGATACAGCTCGTCTTGTCTCTGTGtgggtttgtggtgtgtgtggggatggTGTGCCCTATAGCCATTTTTTAAGATGTGCTTGTTGCCATTTTCGGAGCTCAAAAGTATTTTCCCAAATCATTATATGAGAGAAAAATCACATCTATTCGATATTTTATTAATGGTAGTTTTAAGGGGCGTGTGTATTGGCGAGATTTACGCCACCTGTTTAACTACATATTGTACCTCAGGCGTTGGGAAAATAATTCAACGTGGCATGAAAACACAGGACATTTTCTTCTTACCAAAATGCAGGCGGTGAACATTTGATTTAAATATAGGATGTTTTCTTTTGCCATTCTTTCGGATTATTCTATATTTGTATGTCATTTTTACAAGACACACTTTGTGAAATTGATTGGCACTTCTACTGCGTTTTAAGGTGTATGTGAAATGTGTGTGAATAGTGTATAAAGGTGTGTTTATGTGGATTAGGCTCCATGGAAGAGTGATCAGTAAAATGTATTTCCTGCATAAAGCGTTAGTAAACATAGTTGTGTAGGTTGCTATTTTGATTGTGAGCTCATGGTTGCATCCTGTGTATGTTACCACCAGACAGTCTGACCGGACCAGAGGGAAAGAGGGCGAGGACAGCCTACACGCGTTACCAGACACTGGAGCTCGAGAAAGAGTTTCACTTCAACCGTTATCTGACCCGCAGACGGAGGATCGAGATAGCGCACGCGCTCTGCCTATCAGAACGTCAGATCAAAATCTGGTTCCAGAACCGGAGGATGAAGTGGAAAAAGGACAACAAACTAAAAAGCATGAGCATGGCAACG includes:
- the LOC135551880 gene encoding homeobox protein Hox-A5-like, whose translation is MSSYFVNSFCGRYPNGADFQLHNYGDHSSANEQYRDPTTMHSSRYGYGYNGMDLTVSRGNGHFMASVRAQGYSPNQSVATTTSSVETPRYTQPASATETTSLSPPPDPLPCSSSVASCSSPVSESQPQHRDIKNSITSPCTTPSSNGGTLLNRVCVSKASPLQEEKPAGRAQTTSQNVTDGAQPNIYPWMRKLHINHDSLTGPEGKRARTAYTRYQTLELEKEFHFNRYLTRRRRIEIAHALCLSERQIKIWFQNRRMKWKKDNKLKSMSMATAGGVGYHHP